From the Papaver somniferum cultivar HN1 chromosome 2, ASM357369v1, whole genome shotgun sequence genome, the window ctttttttcttttctttattcttttcttcttttcagaacaaagtaagagatggggaatgattgcaagtgagtcatggctaatatcactatctcttagacgaatctttacatttgatctgatttagttggttttccttgttttcaaaaacagtttaccaaacaatttttagaaaatgaaaacaaggaaaaaagggtatgtttttaaaacagtggaaaactatttttgaaaactgtttttcaaaactgtaccaaacaggccctaaATCAGGCCTTCCGTGCGGTCGTTGGTTCGGGAACAAAGAACCCCTTATTTCTTCCCAATTGGGATTCGTTGTCATAGTGAGAAAGATATCTGGGTGATGGTTGTACATGGTTATGGACATGGAATCCTGGTATATCTCGTACATATATCGAGGACCACCTGTGAATGAGGATGGTAAGATCAATGGTTGTTCGGCTTCAGCATGATTTTGATTGGAGGCGGCAATCTTGtatattttcttgtaattttGAGCACGCAATTTAAGTTGACCATGTTGCATATATACAAGACGATTTTGTTCAGTGGCCGCACATGCGCCGACAACAAATTCTTGAAAAATCATTGCTCCCATaagaattgttgaataatccatTTGGGTTAGTCGTTTCTGCATGGATTTTTTGAGTTCAACATTCCAACGAACCATGTCCGGATCCCAACCCAACTCGTTGTATGGGAACAAAAAAACATACTGCAAAGGCAAGTAAGACGGATGACATTCATTAATTCTTTCTAGATAGTGACTTCCTTTCAGGTGCAGCACAATGTCACGTACTCCTGATTTGATGGTCCCATCTCCGAGTAGAATAATAGATACCTCATCCATGGTTGGAAGGTTATATCGCCACATATCTTTTTCGCTCTTGTATTGGAGGGAAATGTTAGAATATATATACCGAGATGAATATCGAGGTTGTCAAGTTCAAGATGAAATGGTCAAGACTCAAGACTCGACATAGCTACAAGAAGATCGACGGATATCAAGTATTGAAGAATATCGACGGAGATCTGATCAACTTTCCAAGAATAAAATATTTTGTGTAATTAGGTGGTTTTCTAGATAAGGAAAATATCTAGTTAATTTCACATATCTTATATTCTAATTAATTAGGATATATTCTAGTTTATTAAGATATATTCTCTAGGAATAAGATAATATCTTAATCAACTCTTTATTCACTATATAAATATAAATAGAGACTCTCAATGTAATTGTAATGATCCCAGTGACATCAAAACTGGTGATCAATAATATTTCACCCTTAGGGGTTttgtccgtggacgtaggtcgagttgaccgaaccacgttaaatcttgtcCCATTTCATTTCTCTTGAATCGACGATCCCTTGATACTCAttatttattatggtatcagagcggggagatccgctcaaACTGCTTCCGCAtatcattttgattgattttgttcGGCctagaatttttgttttctttctcgaCCACAACTACATTGAGAGTCTCTATTT encodes:
- the LOC113350613 gene encoding uncharacterized protein LOC113350613; protein product: MDEVSIILLGDGTIKSGVRDIVLHLKGSHYLERINECHPSYLPLQYVFLFPYNELGWDPDMVRWNVELKKSMQKRLTQMDYSTILMGAMIFQEFVVGACAATEQNRLVYMQHGQLKLRAQNYKKIYKIAASNQNHAEAEQPLILPSSFTGGPRYMYEIYQDSMSITMYNHHPDIFLTMTTNPNWEEIRGSLFPNQRPHGRPDLGPVWTLVSRVFELKRKALMNEIQENIVFGSTVARVYTIEFQKRGFPHMYVLIFLDKADKIHTPAYIELGLLEDDG